CTCCACATGACCGAGAAGATGCCCGTTTCCGTGTAGTTCGGCTGTCTGCCGAGGATCTCGACGACCTTGTCGTACTCGGAATCGGTCAGCCCCATATCGGCGTAAAGTTTTTCATTCAGTATATCCTGTTCAGTCGGTTCAGTGAATGTGATCATGATTAGCCTCCCAAGCGTTCATTTTTTCAAAAAGCCTCAATCCATCGTCGCTGCCGAGCAGCGTTTCGAGCGCACGTTCAGGATGCGGCATCAGGCCGAATACATTGCCCGCTTCGTTGACGATGCCGGCGATGTCCGCCCTGGAGCCGTTTGGATTGTCATTATATGTGAGTACGATCCTGTCGTTTTCGACAAGGGTGTCGTATGTCTCGTCATCGCAGTAGTAGTGCCCTTCGCCATGTGCAACCGGGAAGGTGACGGCCTCTCCCTTTTCGTAACCGCTGGTGAATGCCGTTTCATTGTTCGTGATTGTAAGCACTTCGTTGCGGGAGATGAACGTATGCGTATCGTTGAAGATGAGTGCTCCCGGCAGCAGGCCGATTTCGGTCAGTATCTGGAATCCGTTGCAGACGCCGAGCACCGGCTTGCCTGCTGCCGCCGCCTCTTTTATGGCCCGGGTGATCGGTGACACACTCGCCATCGCGCCGCTCCTCAAATAGTCGCCGAATGAGAAGCCGCCCGGGATCAGTACGCCATCATATGCTTCGAGGGAAGTCTCACGGTAGTCGACATACTCCGCCTCGCCGCCTGCCTTGATGGCCGCGTTCAGCATGTCCCTGTCACAGTTCGACCCTGGAAATTTCACGACTGCAAATTTCATTATTGGGACACCTCGTCAAGGATCCTGTAAGTGTACGTTTCGATGACCGTATTGGTGAACAGCTTCTCGGACAGCTGGCGCACACTGTCGTCGATCTTTGCATCATCCGTTTCATCTATGTCGAAATAAAGGACCTTGCCGACGCGGATGTTGTTGATTTCATCATGGTCGAGCTCGTGCACCGCGCGGTTCAGTGCCTCTCCTTGCGTGTCCAGTACCTGTGGTTTCAGTGTGACGATCAGTTCTACCTTTTTCATTATCTAATGGCCTCCATCTTGTTATAGAATGCGGTGTACGTATCGAGCAGTGAGCCTGTGCTGTTGCGGTATACATCCTTGTCGAAGTTCTCCTTCGTCTCCATGTCGACGATGCGGCATGTATCCGGTGAAATCTCATCTGCAAGGACGATGTTTCCATCCTGGTCCTTGCCGAACTCTATCTTGAAGTCGATGAGGGAGAGGGACATCTCTGCCATCATGCGACTGAGCACGCTGTTTATCTTCAGTGCAGCTGCCTTCAGGGCTCTGATCTCCTCAGTTGTCGCAAGCCCGAGCATCAGCACGTGGTCGTCCGTCAGGATCGGGTCGCCGAGGTCGTCATTCTTGTAGAAGAACTCGACGAGGGGCGGATCGAGCGGCTGGTGGGATTCCAGTCCAAGGCGCTTGACGATGCTGCCTGCAGCAAAATTTCTGACCACAACTTCGAGCGGGATGATGTCGACGGCGCGGACGAGCTGTTCCGTCTCGCTGATGCGTTCCACAAAGTGTGAATCGACGCCGTTTGATGCCATGTATTCGAAGATGTCGGCGGAAATCAGATTGTTGAGGCGGCCCTTCCCTTCAAGGAAATCATGCTTCTCACCGTTGCCTGCCGTCACTTCGTCCTTGTATTCGATGCGGTAGACGCCATCCGTCTCCGTCCTGAAGACCCGTTTCGCTTTTCCTTCATATAAGAGCATTATGCTTCGACTCCCCTGATAAATTTTTGTTCCAGATGATCGAGTGTCGTGTCGACATCATCCGTAAGCAGTGTCACATGGCCCATCTTGCGGGCAGGTTTGCGGCCCGTCTTGCCATATACATGTACGTGCCAATCCGGCTGGCTGAACAGTGTATCCTCCAGACGATTGAGATCGTCGCCGAGCAGGTTCATCATGATGGCCTGCTGATGCTGGCGGACTTCCGGCATCGGGTGGTCGAGCAGCGCCAGGATATGGGCATCGAACTGGCTGATGCTGCAGGACTCGATCGTGTGGTGGGCCGAGTTGTGCGGCCTCGGCGCAATTTCATTGACATACAGCCGGCCGTCCCGGTCGATGAA
The sequence above is drawn from the Salinicoccus roseus genome and encodes:
- the purQ gene encoding phosphoribosylformylglycinamidine synthase subunit PurQ, translating into MKFAVVKFPGSNCDRDMLNAAIKAGGEAEYVDYRETSLEAYDGVLIPGGFSFGDYLRSGAMASVSPITRAIKEAAAAGKPVLGVCNGFQILTEIGLLPGALIFNDTHTFISRNEVLTITNNETAFTSGYEKGEAVTFPVAHGEGHYYCDDETYDTLVENDRIVLTYNDNPNGSRADIAGIVNEAGNVFGLMPHPERALETLLGSDDGLRLFEKMNAWEANHDHIH
- the purS gene encoding phosphoribosylformylglycinamidine synthase subunit PurS, yielding MKKVELIVTLKPQVLDTQGEALNRAVHELDHDEINNIRVGKVLYFDIDETDDAKIDDSVRQLSEKLFTNTVIETYTYRILDEVSQ
- the purC gene encoding phosphoribosylaminoimidazolesuccinocarboxamide synthase; this encodes MMLLYEGKAKRVFRTETDGVYRIEYKDEVTAGNGEKHDFLEGKGRLNNLISADIFEYMASNGVDSHFVERISETEQLVRAVDIIPLEVVVRNFAAGSIVKRLGLESHQPLDPPLVEFFYKNDDLGDPILTDDHVLMLGLATTEEIRALKAAALKINSVLSRMMAEMSLSLIDFKIEFGKDQDGNIVLADEISPDTCRIVDMETKENFDKDVYRNSTGSLLDTYTAFYNKMEAIR